taatacatgtataacTAAAGGTAATACAGACGtaacttttattaattactccattatataaaaaaatatatttactaaaatacattttatcttttcttatatttaattttttcatattttttaacttttttatggtaataaaaaattccaaATATTACTGTTATGCTCAATATAGCGAACGATGAgaagtatattataaattcaaaaaagggtgttatatataattccttTCCTGAAGATGTGGTTAACTTCAAAAACGAACCCAAATTGTTCTTCAAAAATGTGTATAATTTACCCAATGGTTCATCACCTAATGAAAATTTCAATAATTTAAACAATCCCCTTCTTAAGCCATAACCACAGCAAAAATCTAATATAAGTGATATTGATAACAGAATTAACAATATTACAGGTGTAAAAATGCGTAATTggcattttttttgtaccaCTTTTTTGTACAGATTGTCACTAATCGTTCTGttgtttttaagaaaatccaAAAAATCTagttctttgaatatttttttttcaagataAGAATAGTCttttgtttcaaatatatatgatttgtTTTTCTTAGCTTGTTTCTGGTGTCCCATACTATTCAACGAACTTTCATCtaattgtacatatttatatttatcctttttttggCTATTActtatattctttttgtcTTTATGTTCGTTATTTGGTATAACACTTTTTAATCCTACAATACTCGATATATGATCCTGTTTACATTTTCCTAGTAATCGATaagtttttatatcttttttttcgtagggattataattttcatttaaatatttattaaaagtaCTCTAAAAACATaaggtaaatataaattatgcatataaataaaaaatattattctaaaAATCAGCATTagcaaaaattaaacatgaaaaatataaataatacaagcATCAATAAACAATATTATCACACcatataattgtaaaaatgacatatccaacttaaaattataaagggAGAAATTgtagtaaaaaaaagtaacttAACACTttgtttcattatatatacattcaaaATTGTAACATATATAGTAGGAAAAgttttaagaataatataatatgcaGCTAATGATAAacgttaatatatttaatttataaattattattattttttttttcataataacgTGGTAAAACgtaaataattatagtgCTTTCTACTAAGttcaaaaagaaatttaactataaaaatatgttatggaatttttaacttaatctaatttttaaaaaacttttattaaaataaaataatttgaatttattcataaatattcaaaataaacaaattaactattgaatataataattaaatgatttctatattaattattttaaagaaaaaaataataataataaaatacaaaatttattaatatttatatatattgagtttatagagaatatatagaatatcggtaatttattattctctATGTCAAAaggataatatataattttaacgatatttttatattaataattttaactttttaaaaatgctaTGGCAAAActtgttattattgttaaaaaatattaattctaataattatataataagttaaaagattaatgaaaaaaaggatactTTGAATACTATTCTCTGatgcatttattatattacttttgttctcttattttctataatgtatataaaaagtataatatatatcatcctATCAAAtctataaaaacatatatattttaaaagtaaataaactattatttttttttttctgtataatttttgaaaattataatatctaATCTTTACTCATATTGTTCGTAAATGAAATGTTTTTTAACAATTAGAGCTCagttttcgttttttttaattaaaaatatgtaatcagaaaattttttaatataatataataaaaaaaagaaaaaaagaaagaaacaAGAATTCTAGTATtaaatatagtattattGGAATAACGTTAGttcaataatttatatctctattcaattaataatgataggcatataatttattcttgttttattgtatcgtagatataatataaatttttatataatgaatttatttaaaaacgactaaagaagaataatagaacagtatttatatatatatatattctttctcttattaataaataattataacaaataataatattaatattttacatagaATTCCTTCTAGAAGTTGATATTGCACTAGaatattttgattatttCATAGTAATATTCCACACCCTAAAGCataaaacttttatattcataagaATCTTTTTTGCAGAAAGGATAGATTATAATAAAGTATTATAGTATTTaatgttaagaaaaaaaaatgagtaaagaaatgaaaaaggtTTATATTTGCTTCTAgcaataacttttttatgaggggttatatacatattttaccTCCTATAttgtagtaataaaaaaattaaatatatatacaatataaatttatagtgatttatgataatattaattaaattatattatttatttcattgaaatattacctttttaaatatatttttaaaataaacacgctatatatattctaagtATAATACTTAATATAGTTGGGCATATTCTGTACAATATATggaatttttttcctttattaataataatatgattttattattctgaatttttaaaattaataattttttagatCACTTAGCATTCATTACTcaagttattttttatttttaatataatatattaaaatttattaaatgttctcaagttaaaaaattgtgTATCAACatagaaatttatatatcCTGTTAACACAACAAGTTTAGGGTAATTACGCttaagaatataatttatatatatattttcactatttttaagataaaaaaaactaaaattgatttaatatttttaaatccaaaaaaaataataatgtgtaTTTGGAAATAAGGCAGATAAGTAATTGCTATTAGTTCTTTATTCATTCTTACATGTGTTCTAAATAtctataaattatatgacatatttataatttcagtattccttttttatatcaatttcattattatccatttttatacttaatcttttttaacgtaatttttatttaccaatatttaacaatatttatttttcatattataaatgtgtCCAAAATTCTCGGACTATTCTATGAATTCCTAGTTGTTTAAGTTTACCTATTTTTCTATCTGTATATAGttctttatttcattaaatatacacaagatatttaacaattatgagatgttttattttcttatttaatttcttttctttttttttgtttattgttCATACTTAACAATTTATCTCATctgaaatattatatattaaaaaaaagaactaatttttggatatatttatttttactaaataaacttaattaattaatataaggtatataaatacacaatATTCATCTATAATTTtggataaaatttttttgttattacaataaaatttatataattattatatgttttgtGTTTTCCTATGAGTACATactacaaataaaaattaaagtaataTAAGTAACAACtgatttattaataatgaaatgtTAACACTAAcatcataatttatttcctATATACGTACAGTTTCATTATATAGAAGAAATGcacaaaattaaaactaatgcctcaaaaataattaataaatgtatattataacaaatggataacataataaattttctttgtatatatatttcctttctattttctttagcctatttcatatatatcattCTTTGAagtatatcatatatatatatataaatatgacgTATTCGTACAAGTTGAAAcgtaatgaaatattattctcCACAAATATATTGGTAAAAATTTCAGTTCCCTATATgactaaataaaaatatttataattatacatttaaaaaatattaagataaTTAAGGAATAACAACAACAttatgttgtatatataatttataacttcaacaatgataataaattttgttcatttaaaatatttataagaaaGCAACAGAATTattcattatcatttttatactttctttatataaatattattacttatttttattaatactatttaggaaagaaatatatgtaaaatataaagagaattgaaaaatacaacataatttattataataattattgtatttataaagaataaattacatgttatgtacatatatttgtaatataatatatatgttgtaattaaatttgtaactatattattatatatcctgaaatataaagatttataacatatttttcctatttatttaaaattattttagaaaCATTATTATAGAATTTTCAGttcatattaattattacaacaaatgattttttcttttgatatttaatgaaataatgctagaatcaaaaaattataataacaaataaggCATCTGATAGTTTAAATTATAGTGTTTCCTATAATTAAAGTAAGTAGAATTatcttataatttattagttatatattatagagaataatataattaatagaaTTACATCTTATAACACTTTGTTAGGGAAATAttcaatttataaaataatatacgaTATATTcaccatatatttttttttaatctataatataatataaattttactaatatattatgttcaatgtatcattaatattaatgtcttatattaataagtgtaaatattcttttttcaatatttatgtgttatttatattctcattatattatttatttttcattttacagcttaatgaaatatttcaAGATTTAATCTTTTCCTTTCTCAAATcagtttaaaaataaattaccaATTCAGCATTACAAGTAAATTACTAAATTGCTGAAGAATGATAACCTATCCTAATTCTTCCGTCTTCTGAATGTGAAATCCCATTTTcagcaaatatttttaataattcacGTGATTCTTCGGGAATTATGtcctttattattctttttattttttatttaggtGACTATGAATTCAGTGTCCCATGGGActgaattataatataaaacgaAAAGCAatgaaatatgtttatatatatataacaacaataatattttaatgaaaataaagtgCAATTTTGTTCTTAagtttcatatttattaacgataattcttatataaacttatacaaaaaataaaaaagtaataacaaGAATTCCCCGTATAGTAAAACCAACAGAAAAAGCAGTTGCTAATTCATTTGAAATATAACAGTTATAAGTAGTTTCACTTCTTGTACACTTTTTCTCACTATCTATATTCGTTTCTAATTTTTCTACAATATCTGAATGTGTAgctcatataattttattttatattcacatttatat
This genomic interval from Plasmodium brasilianum strain Bolivian I chromosome 13, whole genome shotgun sequence contains the following:
- a CDS encoding fam-l protein; translation: MKQSVKLLFFTTISPFIILSWICHFYNYMSTFNKYLNENYNPYEKKDIKTYRLLGKCKQDHISSIVGLKSVIPNNEHKDKKNISNSQKKDKYKYVQLDESSLNSMGHQKQAKKNKSYIFETKDYSYLEKKIFKELDFLDFLKNNRTISDNLYKKVVQKKCQLRIFTPVILLILLSISLILDFCCGYGLRRGLFKLLKFSLGDEPLGKLYTFLKNNLGSFLKLTTSSGKELYITPFFEFIIYFSSFAILSITVIFGIFYYHKKVKKYEKIKYKKR